In Actinomycetes bacterium, the DNA window TTCACCGGGTCGGCTCCCCCGGGCATGGCGAGCAGGAGCGCCGCGGTGAGGATGAACGACGCGACGCCACCCCAGATCAGGGCCCACCGCATCGCCTTCGGGACCTGGCGACCCGCGTCCTTGGTCTCCTCGGAGATGTCCCCGGCGGACTCGAAGCCGTAGAAGATGTAGACGGGCGCCAGGATGGCGATGAGGGCCGCGGCCAGCCAGCTGCCGTTGAAGTTCAGGCTCAGCGGGTTGCTCGCCACGTGCTGCACGTTCTGGGTCGAGAACAGGAACCCCGCTCCGTGGTGGAAGCCGTTGATGGCCAGGATCAGCGCGATGCCGAGCGTCCCCACGATCTCGACGTACACCCCGAACTGCGCGACCCGGCCCATGACGCGCGCTCCGGTGATGTTGAGCACCGTCTGGATGAGCAGTAGACCGATCGTGATCAGCAGGATGGTGACGTGGTTTGTCGGGTCCCAGCTCCACCCGAACCAGTTGTGCGCCAGCGAGGTCACGTAGCCGACCACGCCGGTGTCCACCGACGCCACCGTGATGAGCAGGGCGATGCCGTAGAACCAGCCGACGAACCAGCCGTAGCCGGGACCGACCGAGAACTTGCTGTACTGGTAGAGCGCGCCCGCCACCGGGTAGTGGCTGGCGAGCTCGCCGAAGACCAGGGCCACGAAGAGCATCCCGATGACCGGGATCCAGGTGAGCCACACGTAGGCCGGACCGCCGGTCCCCACGCCCAGCACGAACAGGGAGTAGATGCCGACCATCGGCGACAGGTAGGTGAAGGCCACCGAGAAGTTGGCGAACAGCCCGAGGACCCGCTTGAGCTGGGGCTGGTAGCCCAGGCTGGCCAGGCGCTCGTCGTCGGACATCGTCGACGGCATCGTGGACTCGGCCATGGCGTCCTCCCGAGCGCGCTCCGTTGCGCCGATGACGTCTTGTACCACCGTGAGCGCCCTTGGTGAAAGAGCGACACGCCTGCCCCGGCCGAGGGCCGGCGAGGGCGCCCAGGGCGAGCTCAGGAGGACGAGCTGCGGCGCCAGAGGTCGATGCCACCGTCGACGGCGTACCGGTCGATCTCCTCCAGCTCCTCGGCACTGAACGCGGGTCCGTCCAGGGCCCCGAGGCTGTCGTCGAGCTGGGCGACGCTGCTGGCGCCCACCAGGGTGGAGGTCACACGCGGGTCGCGCAGGGTCCAGGCGAGCGCCATCTGCGCCAGGGACTGGCCCCGGCGCCGGGCCATCTCGTCGAGGGCGCGCACGTGGGTCATGTTCTGATCGGTCAGCAGGTCGGTCGACAAGGACGTGCCCCGCGCCGCCCGGGAGTCCGGCGGCACCCCGTTGAGGTAGCGGTCGGTGAGCATGCCCTGCGCGAGCGGCGAGAAGGTGATGCAGCCGGCACCGACCTGCTCGAGGGCGTCGAGGAGCCCGCCCTCGATCCACCGATTGAGCAAGGAGTACGACGGCTGGTGGATGAGCAACGGGGTCCCCATGGCGCCCAGGATCCGCGCGGCCTCGAGCGTGCGCTCGGCCGAGTACGACGAGATGCCCACATAGAGCGCCTTGCCCTGCTGCACCGCCGAGTGCAGGGCTCCCATCGTCTCCTCGAGCGGGGTGTCCGGATCGACGCGGTGGCTGTAGAAGATGTCGACGTAGTCCACGCCCATCCTCCGCAGCGACTGGTCGAGCGAGGCGAGCAGGTACTTGCGCGACCCCCACTCCCCGTAGGGGCCGGGCCACATGTCGTAGCCCGCCTTCGTCGACAGCACGAGCTCGTCGCGGTACGGCGTGAAGTCGGCTCGGAAGTGCTCGCCGAAGTTGCGCTCCGCCGCGCCGTACGGCGGCCCGTAGTTGTTCGCCAGGTCGAAGTGCGTGACCCCTCGGTCGAACGCGCGGCGCAGGATCGCGCGCTGGTCCTCCAGCGGCTTGTCGTCGCCGAAGTTGTGCCACAGCCCCAGCGAGATCGCCGGCAGCTGCAACCCCCACCGCCCGCACCGGCGGTAGGTCATCGTGTCGTAGCGGGTCTCCGAGGGGACGTAGGGCGGTGGGATCACGCTCAGCGGGCCTCGACCGGGACGTAGTCGCGTGCAGGCTCACCGACGTAGACCTGGCGCGGGCGGCCGATCTTGGTGCTCGGGTCCTCGATCATCTCCCGCCACTGGGCGATCCAGCCCGGGAGGCGGCCCAGCGCGAACAGGACGGTGAACATCTTGAGCGGGAAGCCCATCGCCTTGTAGATGAGGCCGGTGTAGAAGTCCACGTTCGGATAGAGCTTGCGGGAGATGAAGTACTCGTCGTGGAGTGCGACCTCCTCGAGCCGCAGCGCGATGTGGAGGAGCGGGTCGTCGATGCCGCGGGCGGCGAGCACCTCGTGGGCAGCCTGCTTGATGATCGTCGCGCGCGGGTCGTAGTTGCGATAGACGGGGTGCCCGAACCCCATGAGGAGCACTCCTGGCTCCTTGTCCTTCACGCGCTTCACGAAGGCCGACACGTCACCGCCCTGCGCCTGGATGGAGTACAGCATCTCCATCACCGCCTG includes these proteins:
- a CDS encoding APC family permease, with protein sequence MAESTMPSTMSDDERLASLGYQPQLKRVLGLFANFSVAFTYLSPMVGIYSLFVLGVGTGGPAYVWLTWIPVIGMLFVALVFGELASHYPVAGALYQYSKFSVGPGYGWFVGWFYGIALLITVASVDTGVVGYVTSLAHNWFGWSWDPTNHVTILLITIGLLLIQTVLNITGARVMGRVAQFGVYVEIVGTLGIALILAINGFHHGAGFLFSTQNVQHVASNPLSLNFNGSWLAAALIAILAPVYIFYGFESAGDISEETKDAGRQVPKAMRWALIWGGVASFILTAALLLAMPGGADPVKKTVAAGGIPFILGQLPSWLQDVLLLVIIFAFFSCGTSVQGAGSRLAFSYARDGALPAAGWIAKVNQRFRTPVNALVAGAFVTVLFILLVFASPNHNVKFGFITYPANVNALVALVSFGVSGIYLSFLMTVIAAIVARARGWIPEGSFRLGRWGWTVCVIAAVYLALMLLNVVIPSGLSSPRGYFNLDWITLSVMFVIAVVGALYFFIARPDRGVRQHLHDTVEPTGAERSE
- the mgrA gene encoding L-glyceraldehyde 3-phosphate reductase, yielding MIPPPYVPSETRYDTMTYRRCGRWGLQLPAISLGLWHNFGDDKPLEDQRAILRRAFDRGVTHFDLANNYGPPYGAAERNFGEHFRADFTPYRDELVLSTKAGYDMWPGPYGEWGSRKYLLASLDQSLRRMGVDYVDIFYSHRVDPDTPLEETMGALHSAVQQGKALYVGISSYSAERTLEAARILGAMGTPLLIHQPSYSLLNRWIEGGLLDALEQVGAGCITFSPLAQGMLTDRYLNGVPPDSRAARGTSLSTDLLTDQNMTHVRALDEMARRRGQSLAQMALAWTLRDPRVTSTLVGASSVAQLDDSLGALDGPAFSAEELEEIDRYAVDGGIDLWRRSSSS